CTTCCATAAATCCGTTTGTAGCGGTATTAGATGATCACATCGTTGGTTACGCTGACGTCCAAGCTTCCGGGTACATCGATCATTTTTTTGTTTCTGGTTTCCATGCACGCCAAGGCATCGGTCAACGGCTAAGGAGACGCTGATTTATTCTAAAACCCAGCTGTTGCCCCCAGATAAATCAAGGCCTCCAGAGCGTTGCAGGGACGAAAAATCGAATAAATCAGCGCCTCCCTAATGGATCGAGTTGTTCAGGAAGCCACGGACCTTAAATACATTGAGCTAACATCACACGTAAGCAAAACGGCGGAATCCTTCTTTATACGTAATGGCTTTGAAATAGTGGCGCGTCGGCATTCAGTATCTCGCGGAGTCGAGCTGCCCAATGTATTGATGCGAAGACGGATGTGATGCGAGACAGCAGTGCCTGTTACAGGCTCCCTGAATCTACACATTGATGTCCTTCCGCACGGCAAACAAAGGACTTTTGATGAAGCGCTTCATCCAACGCGAACATCGCGGCCAACGCACGCTGCTCCCTGAAAGCCTCGATGACTACGTCAGCGATACCAATCCAGTGCGCATAGTCGACGTCTTCGTCGACGAACTTGACCTGATCAATTTGGGTTTCGACGGTGCTATTCCTGCTGACACAGGCCGGCCTGCTTACCACCCTGAAGTCCTGCTGAAGATCTATATCTGTAGCGGCCTGCAATCGAAATGGCGCCGACCTGCAATCATCGCGTTTTTCGACCAGGATTGATTGCGTCTATCCGAGCCAGCAAACCGGGATTATTTGCGAATGAACCTGCACTCATCTGGTTAGACCTGCAATCGATCGTCATGAACCGGAATTATTTACGAGTGACCACTCGCCGTTGCTGTCTCATTTAAGTACACCCTTGTGAGACGTATGGCCGAGACGCTTTTTGCGTCTCAATAGGGCGGTTTTTAATTTTTGATACAGTACGTTCACAAATTCTAGAGTCTAAAGAGACAAACTTGACGATGGCACCTTACGGAGGTAAGAGGTTGGAGCTTCCAACAGCAGCGCTACCGGGCTACCGGACTGAATCGTGTGATCGCAGTACAGGGTGCGGAGCAATGAAACAGAAAGTGCACTAAGCCGAGTGCATCCGCGTAAACCCCGCTAAAATCATCGGTTTTCAGTCGCATTTAATCCTGGTCGGCCGCTCTCGATTGCAGGTCGAAGTGGGTGGATGCAGGTTCGTTTGCAGTCAATGCTGGTTCGCGGTGCCGGATAGACGCAATTAATCCCGGTCGAAAAACGCGATGATTGCAGGTCCGGGCCATTTCGATTGCAGGTCGTTACAGCTAGCAACTCGCCGTTGGGCTGGGGGGCCAAAATATTTGCGGTGGATGTAGGGGCGGTGGTGAAAGATGTGCTGGGTGCGCTGGCCCCGATGTTCTATTTCGTCATGTTCGCCCTGCTGGCCATCGGTTTTTCGCTAGCCGTATTTCTGCCTGCTGTGCCCTTTCTGTTCTGGATGGTGGGCATATTCAACTGGGTCGTCAGTGTGCTGGTGGGCTGTGCGGCGGGCTCAATGTGGGCTGCCACGCACCTGGGGGCCGAAGAGGACAAGGGGAGTCGCAGTACCTACGGTTATATCTTTCTGATCGACATGATGCTGCGGCCTTCGTTGATGGTACTGGGGTTCTTTTTTGCGTCGGTGGCCGTAATCGGTGGTGGAACGATCCTGAATCTGTTATTCGCCTCGGCGCTGGCCAATGCCAACGCGGACTCGATCGTGGGATTGTTCAAGATGATTGGATGGCTGATGATCTATGCTCGCATTGCGACCTTTGGTGTGACTCGACTCTTTGGCCTGCAGGCGTCCCTGGCCGACTACGTGATCTCGTTCCTGGGCGGTCGAGAAGGCGCCAACCTGATGGGCGGCATGGTCGATAATATGAAAGGCATGTTTGGTGCGGCTGGTGGCGGCGCTCAGCGTGTTCCTGGGGTCAAAATGCAACCGAAGAAACCTGACGGTAACGGTGGGGATGGAATTCAGTAAGGCTCTTTGCGTCCAACATTACGAATGTGCTTCTTGGAGTGTGAACTCATGGCTCAACGTCTTAGAACTGGTAGAGAAACATTGATCTGGCTGATCAAGCTTGCCTACATGCTTTTGGCTTTTCCATTCCTATTGTTCATAGGTGTGGTCACTTTTTTTATGGCACTTAGCTATACAGGTGCCGAAAAAGTAGAAACAATTGAGTTTTCAATGCTTATCTGGGCCGCGATATTGATTCCCGTGGGAATATTCATCTATGGCGTACTGAGTCGCCGTCGTTTGCTCAAGCGAGTCACACGGGTCATAAAATCGCCGCAGTTCTTCAATCCAGACCCTACCAATGAGATTTATCACGAGGGTGACGGCAAGTACCTGGGCATCGACACGAAGAACGGTACCATTCTGTATGTGCACCGCATTCGTAAGGAGCAGGTAGATGTGGTGGCTCTGACTATGGACGATTGGACCAACCGCGAGGTCGAAGGCAAGGGCATATTACGCCTCTATACCAAACACCCGGATCTTCCACGGATCGAAATCGGAACACCCTTGGCGCAGCTTTGGTATGACACCCTGGGGGCTATGGAGCACAAGCAGAAGCAGTACAGCACCCCGCAACCGTTCAACCGCTATGTGCATGACCACCTCGAAGCGCTTGAACGTGATCTGAACGTGCAGATCCCACGCCTGGCGTGAAGCCATAACCCCTCCGCAGCTGTTCCCGACGCGCTTTACCTTTCTCTCACACCGCCCACTCCGGGCGGTGCGACTATTTGTGGGGCATCGCAATGCAAAATCGACAATCCCAAGGTGCATGGGAGGGCGAGCAAGCGCAGATGTTATTGGCGCTTTGTGCAGCCGTCCTGTTGTGCTGGATGTTCTTCGATATCTTCGTGTACTGGACCACCTGGACGCTTTATTGGTTATGGAAAATGGTGGATTTTCCCTTCATCCATGC
This region of Pseudomonas cannabina genomic DNA includes:
- a CDS encoding GNAT family N-acetyltransferase, translating into MVGYADVQASGYIDHFFVSGFHARQGIGQRLRRR
- a CDS encoding DotA/TraY family protein, with product MGWGAKIFAVDVGAVVKDVLGALAPMFYFVMFALLAIGFSLAVFLPAVPFLFWMVGIFNWVVSVLVGCAAGSMWAATHLGAEEDKGSRSTYGYIFLIDMMLRPSLMVLGFFFASVAVIGGGTILNLLFASALANANADSIVGLFKMIGWLMIYARIATFGVTRLFGLQASLADYVISFLGGREGANLMGGMVDNMKGMFGAAGGGAQRVPGVKMQPKKPDGNGGDGIQ
- the excA gene encoding plasmid IncI1-type surface exclusion protein ExcA, with amino-acid sequence MAQRLRTGRETLIWLIKLAYMLLAFPFLLFIGVVTFFMALSYTGAEKVETIEFSMLIWAAILIPVGIFIYGVLSRRRLLKRVTRVIKSPQFFNPDPTNEIYHEGDGKYLGIDTKNGTILYVHRIRKEQVDVVALTMDDWTNREVEGKGILRLYTKHPDLPRIEIGTPLAQLWYDTLGAMEHKQKQYSTPQPFNRYVHDHLEALERDLNVQIPRLA